The genomic segment gaatcaaacccccaaccttgcgcttgatagcgcaatgctctaccaactgagctacaggaacactactaTAATCATATAATAAGATAAGTGAGAATGCAATGAAAAAATTAGACCCAGAGATGCTCTGGCCAGTTTGAATGGGCCAAATGTTCTTAAACCCTTAGAAAACCTAAAACTCTTGCAGCCAGTTAAGATCTCAAAGATCTAAAAGTGACACTAAGAGGCCCTTAACACAGGATGTGTTCTTGCGTTCATACAGCTGGACAGAGGCGGCAGAAATTACATGAAAGCTGGTTTGTAGTATTCCTGTAGCTCAGGCAACGTAAAGGTTATGGGTTTGATAACATTTTTACCTGATACCAAGTATACCTTGAATCCAGTGTAAGTTGTTTTGCAAAAAACATCTTCCAAATTCCATTTACAATACATACAAATAACAATGGTCATATTCTTTTACAGAAGAGAGTCATTCAGGTTTGTGATAACACGatagtgagtaaattatgacagaattgtaatgCTTGGGTGAACTCTTAAAATTGCAGATGTGAGAAAAACATCAAGTAGCATCAATATCAATAGCATCTGTCCAGCACAATTATGTTGACCAACAATTAAAAAACAGGACACAAAAATGCATAGTGCATGAATGGACCCTAAGCAATCTTCTGGCTTTGTCAATTTTCCACAACATACTTTTAAAGTGGCTTGACAAAATGGAACACAGATCATAATGGGATTCTTGGGGGATGAACAATGCAATTTTATTCCTTATCACTCTTgttcagaatttattttaaatctaacTGATTGTCAAAAGTTGTTTTCCACTCCTAAAGAAGACATAATCTTTAAGGACTGTGATGATTGGCCCCACAGTCTGGTGCCAGACAAGAAATGTCTGGTAATGTACCCTTGGCTGTGCCTCTAGGGAATCTCAGGGTTTGAGAGAGTTTGAAAAAAGGGGCATTCCCTCAAGCACGAGCCTCAATCTCTATTAATCGCTAAATTTCATTACCGTCCTCTGAACTCATACATGATTTAGCCACTGTTCTGATTGATTCTGCTAACACGActatctctctccctcactctttcTCCTTTTATCTTTGTAGCACGCTCCATCTTCCTAACACACACAGACCTGGTCTTAGTCTAGATCTCTCCATATTGCATCAGCCATCCCCTCTTCCATTTCTATGCATTGGACAGATTGTTTCTGAGCTCTCTAAGGAGAGACATAGCCTCATATTTTTGAGTTTAACTTTCCTACATCTGTTCATCCATGAAATATTCTATCATGTATTGAGTCCCATTTGGTCAAAGTTCTCACGATATGTGTTTTTCAGCACACTTACTTGCGTGTAACCTACATTAGCCTCACCATGCGTAAGGGACTATAGGGAAAATGAGAGTTGTAGTAAGTACAGGAGAGAGTTTCCATGACTCATCCCTCAAGGGCTCCTCTGGGACAACCTCGGATGGCACTGCCATAACAGGGAGCGTGTGCTTGTACTGGCTCATTGATCTCATGCACCTGCATTTGGTCAGTGTAGGGAAGTGTTTCAGAGACTGAGGAATTCCAGCTGTGTATTAATCAACAGGCATGTCAAACTGTAGTCTCGATCTTCTCAATGATCTCAACCACTGATTTGGACGGTGACAGTAAAGAGCACTCATCCTGGTCCCAGTGGCTACCGGGACTGGAGTCCCCATCTGTACTCAACTCATCATCCTCTTCTTCCTCGTCGTCGTCATCCATGCAGGAATCCTCATCGCATGATTCCATGTAGTGCAGACCCAATGCATTGATTCCAGAGTCTTCTGAGCTGGAGGGAGACGAGCAGTGGTCCATTTTAGGGCCTGAGATCTTCTCGTTTGGTTGGCCGTGTTTAATAGTTGGGCCCGCTTGCTTTGTGTGCTTGTTGGTACATTGGGGTGTAGGTTGAGGTGCCGGCATTTGGGGTTGGTGTGTAGGATTTGGTGTAGGGGGAGGTGGCCTTTGCACATAACACATCTTACCGTTGATACGTTTGACCATGTAATCATCCACAAAGAGCTCAGAGATGATACAGAGCTTGGGCGATTCTGGGCAGGGTGGAGTCTGGAATTTGGGGGCCATCCTGAGAAAGCGCTCAGCCAGGGAGATGGACAGGTTCATGGTGTGGGTGTGACCTGAGGGGTCAACTGGAACCGGCGTGCTGGGAAGTTGGCATACGCTGGTCATGGGTTGGTAGACATATTTACCTGGAAAAAGAAAACAGcagaattaactttttttttcattcaataaaattaataataatacgtATTGAATACAATAGGTGCCCCAAAACAACTCTTTCTGTGCAGCAGGAGACACTTATATCATCAAATTAATTTGAGAAAACTTACTAAAGAATAGATGAGGTTGAGCAAAAATAAGTATATTCTTGCTGAAAACTTAAATTCGAATCTCATTGGAGAGTTTACTTAGTCTTGAGCTGCTATTGATTTGTCTGCTGAGCTAGTGATAGCTGTGATAGATGCGGTTATAAGTTGCTAGATACTTGCACAGTTCAAACCAAGTTACTAATCTGAAAGTGTTACTCTTTCACAGAGTACAGAATTGATTCTTTCACAACCAGCAATCTCACACAGAGGCATATTCTCAACTTTAGAGGTCATACATCATGTACTGTAGATACATAAGATATAAGATACTGTATAAGAGAATACAgttctgtaaaatatatatatttaaatgcaatgtaaattattttttgtagcactttttttcacacttttttcagttttatgtaATTTAGATAAGCAGTgaagctaattaaaaaaataatgtattccaAAAGcaggaaatacaaataaaagaccataaaactatttttttaagaacAAGTTTTTAATCTTCATTATAATACCAGGAAAAGTGTATCACCATGATATATTTTCAAATCTGCGTTTCCCAAAAAATATCAGAGatcaaaatgtacagtatgtttcggaaataaaaaacatgctttaaacatttttttagatactattgtgttttttttattatatttttaatattttctgttttaatttttgtttaggtttTGGTAATGTCAtagtgtgtttttgtaatttatgtactttttgagttaattaattgcattttaattcagGTTCTATAAAACAAATACAAGCATTATTTCTTTGACCCACAAAACACAAATTATTTAGAAAGGGAGCACCTGAGGCATTTAATTATGAGACACAAGAATAA from the Carassius carassius chromosome 7, fCarCar2.1, whole genome shotgun sequence genome contains:
- the c7h3orf70 gene encoding UPF0524 protein C3orf70 homolog, which translates into the protein MAASGGQKSEKLDEAQALARSCAGRPDFLPCDGLSICATHSHGKCFKLHWCCHLGWCHCKYVYQPMTSVCQLPSTPVPVDPSGHTHTMNLSISLAERFLRMAPKFQTPPCPESPKLCIISELFVDDYMVKRINGKMCYVQRPPPPTPNPTHQPQMPAPQPTPQCTNKHTKQAGPTIKHGQPNEKISGPKMDHCSSPSSSEDSGINALGLHYMESCDEDSCMDDDDEEEEDDELSTDGDSSPGSHWDQDECSLLSPSKSVVEIIEKIETTV